The stretch of DNA TGTAAACATCTCGCACATACTCCTCGTTGAGCAAACCAAATGCTTCGACAATTCGTTGCGTCAACTCCTTGCGCTCAACAATATCCCCTTGCCGAGATTTCCAACCTCCCATTGTCACAATTAAACATCGGTCTAGTAAATTTAAATTTCCTGTTTTGGCAAGCTCTTTGGTTGTATCCAAAACTAAAGCAGGAGGTCCAATAATGACAATCTTTTTGCCATTCTTATCTTGATCTACCTTTCTCAAATCACTCACCAACTGTTCTACTTTAAATTCATCATTTGAAACATAAAATTTACTAGGAAAATAAAGTGAAACGCCTGTGATTACGTACGAAATCCAAAGGTGTTTAATCTCTTCAAGCTTGGGGCTAAGACAATATAAATCCAGATTAGATTGAGGAATTTCAAAAACCTCTTGAACCCCCGCTGCAACGGAAGCAAAAAAACGCATTAATGTAGTATTATCCCTAGGCACCTGAGATACCGTCCCTTTTGTCCCACTACTTGTCGTAAGCATAACACTATCATCCCAGTTAGACTGTACAAATTTTAAGTCATTTTTAAATATCGCAGAAGGTAAAAGAGGAATTTTATTTAAATCGAATTCATCCTCCTCTATATTAAAATTCATTCTTTTACAGTAATCTGCATAATAAGGGTTGCTATTAATATGATGACGAATAATTGCTTTCAAAAATTCTGTTAACTTCTTCCTGCTTTTATTAAAATCTTGCAAAAAAACATCATCTGAGGATAGAAATTCATCAATCGCTGATATACCACCAACCTTATCTTCTACTAAATTATTTGATTTTAATCCCATTATTACTATTTTTTTTATTATCAATATAAGTGCGGTATTGTGGATATTTATCTTGAAACCAATACTGCTCAAGATTCGGTCTTAAAGAGTAATACCTGC from Aureispira anguillae encodes:
- a CDS encoding LuxE/PaaK family acyltransferase produces the protein MGLKSNNLVEDKVGGISAIDEFLSSDDVFLQDFNKSRKKLTEFLKAIIRHHINSNPYYADYCKRMNFNIEEDEFDLNKIPLLPSAIFKNDLKFVQSNWDDSVMLTTSSGTKGTVSQVPRDNTTLMRFFASVAAGVQEVFEIPQSNLDLYCLSPKLEEIKHLWISYVITGVSLYFPSKFYVSNDEFKVEQLVSDLRKVDQDKNGKKIVIIGPPALVLDTTKELAKTGNLNLLDRCLIVTMGGWKSRQGDIVERKELTQRIVEAFGLLNEEYVRDVYNMVELNTVIFECKHHKKHCPPWLYARARNPQNLTVQASGELGILSFADPTAVSYPGFVLSDDFGVVHEQVKCTCGIVSDIIEIKRRVNKLESRGCALKI